The DNA segment CACTGGATGGCGGCGCAGTCAGCCTTGTGTGTGGCGTACTCCGGTGGGGTCGACAGCACCCTGGTGGCGGCGATGGCCTACGAAGCCAAGGGCGATGCAGCCCTTGCGGTCACGGGGGTTTCTCCGGCCCTGGCGCCGCATCTGTTGCGGGAAGCCCGTAATCAGGCCTCCTGGATCGGCATTGTGCATCGGGAGTGTGCAACGGCTGAGTTGAACGACCCCGACTACAGCAGCAACCCGGTGGATCGCTGCTTTGCCTGCAAGCGTGAACTGCACCACCACCTTCAGCCTATTGCCGCGGCTGCGGGTGGTGCCTTGGTGATTGATGGGGTCAATCTCGATGACCTCGGTGATCACCGGCCCGGCATTGACGCGGCACTAGAGGCAGGGGTTCGCTCTCCCCTGGCTGAATTGTCGATCGACAAAGTAGCGATCCGTGCCTTGTCCCGGGCTCTCGGCTTTCCCTGGTGGGACAAGCCGGCACAGCCCTGCCTGGCCTCTCGCTTCCCCTACGGCGAAAGCATCAGCGCCGAGCGGTTGAAGCGGGTGGGCCAGGCGGAAGCTTGGTTGATCGCCAGGGGATTCAGCACCGTCCGTGTGAGATCCCATGGTCTCGCCGCACGGATTGAGGTGCCCAGCGAGCAGATTCGCGCTGTGATCGCTCTCTCTGAGAGCGAACCTCTGGTCGAGGCCTTTCGCTCCCTTGGCTTCACTTCCGTCAATCTGGATCTTGAAGGCCTGATCAGCGGCAAGTTGAACCGCCGCTGATCGCGCCTGGGCCGGTTTAGCTTGGGAACTGGCTCGGCGTTTCCACGGGTTCTCTCACCCCTGTGGCGATGGCTGCCGGCGTTTCTCGCAGAAAGCTCTTCAGCGCATGGCGTTTCGCTTGAAGCTCACTGCAGAGAATGGCGCAGGCCTGTTCCGGCATGGTGTGGTCACCACAGGTGAACACATCAACAGCGGCGTAGCCGGATTCCGGCCAGGTGTGGATGGAAATGTGGGATTCCGCCAGCAGGGCCAGGCCCGTGACGCCCTGGGGTTGAAATTGATGGGTGATCAGGTTCAGCAGCGTCGCACCAGCGCCTTTGGCTGCTGAGGTGATTGTTGTGCGGATGAATGCTTCATCGTCGAGCCGGCTCGGGTCGCAGTCGTAGAGCTCGAGAATGCAGTGTTTGCCGACCATGTCGGTGGCATGAATCTCAGGTGCCCCCCATCCCGGGTTGGGATGCAGTTCAGAGAGGGTCTGCTCCATCAGGCGATGAGAGAAAAATAAGTCCGCCACCCTATCCGATCTTCAGGTCGGGTCTCAGCTCTCTTGCTCCGAGAATTTGGGCCTGCTGCTGCCACCCGCCGCCAAAGCCTTCAAGGTGCGTGGCGCTCACCAGGCATTGATGCGATTCACCCACAGCTTCGAGCAGGAGCTGCTGGCGGGTGGGATCCAGTTCGGCAAGCACGTCATCGAGAAGCAGCAGTGGAGGCTCCCCACACAGCTGGGTCACCAGCTCCAGTTCGGCGAGCTTCAGGCCCAGCACCAGCGACCGCTGCTGGCCGGCTGAACCAAACCGTCGTGCCGGGCTGCCTCCCAGCAGCAGGGCGATCTCATCCCTGTGCGGGCCCACACGGCAGCTGCCAAGACGTTCCTCCTCCTCCCGCTGCTGGCGCAGTTGCTCTTCGATGGCCAGTCGCCAGGGTTCTTCTGCATCCTCCCCATCGAGCCGGCTGCCGGGTTTGTAGTGCAGTTCCAAGGCTTCTGTTCCCCCGCTGAGGTGGGTCTGCCAGCGCTGGGCGATCGGTTCCAGCCGATGCAGGGCCCGTTGCCGACGCCGGTGAATCCGGGTGCTCACCAGCGCCATCTGAACGTCAAACGCGTCGAGCAGTGCGTGGCGTTCGCCACTGGAGATCTGCCTCTGGCGCCAGAGCTGGCTGCGCTGTCGCAACAACCGGTTCAGCCGTGCCATCAGATCGGCATACACCGGCTCAAGCTGCAGCACCACCCGGTCCAGCCACTGGCGGCGTAGGGCGGGTTCACCTCGCACCAGATCAAGATCGAGGGCGCTGAAGCCGATGCAGCGCAGCGGCCCAATCAGGTCGAGCTGCCGATCCAGCAGCTTTCCGTTTCGTCTGGCCTGACGGCCTCCCTGGCGCCGCAGTTCCAGTTCCAGGCGATCCCCATCCCCCACGTCGGCTCGGATCAGAGCCTGGGGTGTGTCCCACTGAATCAGATCCCGATCATTGCTGCAGCGATGGGAGCGCAGGCTGCCCAGCAGTTCAACCGCCTCGAGCAGGTTGGACTTGCCAATGCCATTGGGCCCGATCACCAGCAGGCGTGGGTGCGTCAGTTCCAGCTGCAGAACGGTGTGGTTCCGGAAGCCCTGCAATTGGAGCCTGTGGAGCCGGATGGATGCTGGGGCGACCAGTGAGTAAGGTACTTGTATCGGGACGGTTGCCGCTCGATATCACTGCGGCTTAATGCCGATCAGTGGGCATGTAGCTCAGTTGGATAGAGCATCAGATTCCGGTTCTGAGGGTCGGGGGTTCGAGTCCCTCCATGCTCGTGTTGATGCTTACGTCTCAGTTCAGGCTGAGGCCCATGGCCCTGATGCCATTGGGATCAATCAGGAAACCTTGCTGTTTGAGTGCCTCCAAGGCAGCTGCAGGGGCCGAGATCGAGAGGCTGCAGCCGGGCAGATCCCGGCGCAGAATCTGCAGGGCACGGTGCACCAGAACGGCAAAAAGAGCCCCCTGGTTTGGTCCGGGTTTGGCGGCCAGGTTCCAAAGATTGGCATTGAGGGCCAGATCACTGGTGGCCCGCACAAATCCGATCAGTTCCCCTGTTGATTCCTCCAGGATGCTGATCTGCCACAGGCTGCGCTGAAGGGCGAGCTCCCAGCGTTCCTCCGGGTGGGTTGATTCCCCGCAGGACATCAGCAGGGTGTTGAGCTGCTGGGAAGTGGGAGGGGTCGATGTTTCGAGTCGCGTTCCCTCAGGCAAGGGTGGAATCGAGGGTTGTTGAAGGAACGACAGCACTGTGGATCAACCGGTGTTGCGCATGCCGGCGGCAATGCCGTTGAGGGTGAGCAAGGCCCCCCGCAGCAGTTCGCTGCGGCTGTAGGTGCGGGTGTCCTCGGGGGCGCCGGGTGTCTCACTCATGGGGGGTTGCCGGTTCTGATCCCGCAGTCGCTTCAGCAGTGCAACCTGAAGGAAGCCCAGGGGAACGATGGTGCGGTTGCGCAGATCAACAGACAGCTGCAGCCCTTGATCAGCGCCTAGCAGTCGGTTTTGGCCTGTGATTTCCAGAACCAGTTTGCGGGTGAGTTCGTATTCCTTGGCGATCACCTGGAAGATCGCTTCAAAGGCTTCCCGCTGTTCGGGGTGCCCCAGGCTGTTCATGTAGTGATGGGCCAGGTCGAGATCCACCTTGGAGAGGGTCATTTCCACCTTGGAAATGAGCATCCGGAAGAACGGCCAACGTTGATGGAGGCGCCGCAGCAGGTCGAGCTGTTCGGAGTCGCCGCCCACTTCTTCCGAGAGCGCCGTGCCGAAGCCAAACCAGCTCGGCAAAAGGAATCGACTCTGGGTCCAGCCGAAGACCCAGGGAATCGCCCGCAGGCTGGAGAGGTCCTTGGCACCGGTTTTGCGGCGGGCCGGTCGGCTGGAGATCTGCAGTTTGCTGATTTCCTCGATCGGTGTCACCTGCTGGAAAAACGCCACCAGATCGGGGTTGTCGTGAACCAGAGCCCGGTAATGCTCGCGTGAGCGGGTGGCAAGACGACTCATCAGCTGATTCCAGCTGGGTGTCGCATCAAGCTGGTTGGTCACCAGGCTGTTCTGCACCACGGCCGTTGTGACGGTCTCCAGGTTGTAGAGCGCCAACTCAGGCAGGCTGTATTTGGAGGCCAGCACTTCACCCTGTTCGGTGATTTTGATCCGGCCCTGCAGCGTGCCGCTGGGTTGGGCCAGGATCGCCTGATAGGCCGGCCCGCCGCCACGACTGACGGATCCACCACGGCCGTGGAAGAGGCGAAGTGCCACATCCTGGCGGCTGGCGAGTTCCTGAAGGGCGATCTGAGCCTGATGAATCTCCCAGTTGCTGGAGAGGAAGCCGGAATCCTTGTTGCTGTCCGAGTAGCCCAGCATGAGCTCCTGCAGCGGCTGTTTCTGCTGCCCAACAACGGGGAGGAGTTCGCGGTACAGCGGCGTCTTGAAAAGTCCCTCCATCACCTCAGGGGCCCGTTGGAGATCCTCCACGGTTTCGAACAGCGGCACCACCAACAGGGAGGCTCGTTTGTTGGGGGGATCCACCAGGCCTGCCTCCTTGGCCAGCAGCAGAACCTCCAGGAGATCCGATGCCGTGTGGCTCATGGAGATCACGTAGGAGTTGCAGATCCGCGGACCGAACTCCTCCTGGAGACGTTGAAGCATGCGGAACACCGCCAGCGTCTCGGCTGTCGCCGCCGACCAGCTGGCGGCAGGCGGAATCAGGGGGCGACGGGTCTGCAGTTCCTGCAGAAGCCATGCCATCCGCTCCGTTTCATCCATGTCCCCATAGGCCTGGGGAAGGTCCAGGTTGCGGGTGAGTTCATCGATGGCATCGCTGTGGCGGGTGCTCTCTTGACGGATGTCGAGGCTGGCCAGCGAGAACCCGAAGATGTGCACCTGGTGCAGCAGCGTGTCGAGCTGTTCGCAGCTCAGTTCGGTGCTGACAAGGCTGTTGCGCACCAATTCCAAATCACTACGGAACTGGTCCACCGAGGTGTAGTGGAGAACCTCAGCGCCGCTCAGCCCGGCCTGGGGATCAGCCAGAGCTTCACAGGGCATCTGCCAGCCCGCCTCCGACAGCTGGTTGTTGCGGGCGAGGGTGCGCTCCAGTTTTTCAAGCACATAGCAGAGCTTCAGCCGGTATGGCTCCAGCCGGTATCGCGCTGCTCTGCGCTCGTAAATCTCCGGGAACCGGAGCCGATCCATCTCCAGCGACTCCAGCAGGGACGGAGCTACCTGACTCCACTGCATGGAGATGCTCAGCTGCTGGCGGAGCGACTGCACAGAGCTGATATACAGCTCGAGCATCAGCTGACGCTGATAGCAGGCCGTGCGCCAGGTGATCTCGGGTGTGACCGAGGGATTGCCGTCCCGATCGGAACCCACCCAGGAGCCGAAGGTGCAGAACGACGCCTGGGGGACCTGGACATCGGGGTAGTGGCGATGCAGGGCAGTAATCAGCCTTCTGCGCAGTGTCGGCATCGCGTCAAACAACACCTGCTGGAAGTAGTGCAGGGTTGAATCCACCTCATCGATCACGGTGGGCTTGAACTGGTGGAGTTCATCGGTTCGCCACCACAGGCGGATTTCCTCTTCCAGTTGGCCGCGGCATTCCTCACGCATCTGATGCGCCAGAGGAGCATCGGATTGAAGTTGCTGGAGCAAATTGGCCACGCGGCGGATTTTGTGCCGCACCGTGTGCCGCACGATTTCGGTGGGGTGTGCGGTGAAGACCAGTCGGATGTCCAGTTCCCGCAGCAGGTGTTCCACCTGCGCAGGGGGAACGTTCATCCGTCGCAGCCGCTCGAACACCTCTCCAAAGGTGGCTGGATCGGTTTGATTGGCGAGGGGCGGAGCGAAGGGATCAAAGGCATCCCGTTGCGCGGCGTCAGCACTGGGCTTGAGGCTGTCGAGATAGCTGTCTTCCTCGATCCGCTGCTCAAGAATGTTGATGAGCTGGAAGTACAGCGAAAAGGCACGGGCCGCTGAGATGGCCTCTGAAAGATCCATGGCCTTGATCAGCTCGACGATCGCCTCGCTCGTGCTGTTGCCGTCCCGTCCTTCTAGAGAGACTGGGTCACTGAGTTGTTTGAGCCTCAGCAGGCGTTCGCTCTGCTCCGGGGGACACTCACTGCGCAGCACCGACTTCCAGAGGTCTTCAATTAGATCAAGACGGTGCTGAAGAAGCTGCCCTGCGCCGGATCCACCACCGCTCATGCGTGCAGTCTCTTGCTCGGAGACAGGGGTGGTGGACTCGGGCATGAAGTCTCCACGCTGCGACGAACTCAACACGATCATCCCAAACAGGCTTCCCCAGTGGAGATCCGTTCCTCCTCCTCCATCCGCTGAATACCTTTCAGAAGCAGGTCTTCGATGGCTTGGCCCTGGCCATGGGCCGTTTCCCAGCGCATGGCCTGATTGCCATGAACAAGCAGAGAATCCAAGGGCTTCAAGCAGTCGTTGAGTTGGAGCGATTCGGCCAGGGGGGCCAGCTGATCAAGCAGCTCCATCAGCCAGTCCCTGCAAGTGATTGCACGGCCGTCCTGCCAATGCCTGAGTTCAGCATTCAGGCTGGATCGGGCCACAGCGGCGTCGTTGCTATCGGCCAGTTGGACCAGTTCATCGGCGGAAAGGGAGCTGCCACGAAGCGGATCGAGGCTTTCGATGTTGCTTTTGAGGGCCAGCAGCCTCAGCTCCAGCAGACAGGTGATCGCCAGCAGTTCATCGGGATTGGTGACCAGATCACAGATTCGTAACTCCAACCGGTTGAGGTCGTAGGGACGCCGCGGACCATTGGGCCGAACGGACGTCCACAGGTGACGCTCGTTGCGCATGGCACCCGTGGCCAGTTGCTCCTCCACCCATTGGATGTAGTGCTCATGATCCCGGAACAGGGGAACCGCGGGGGGCGTGAGCGGGAATTGATGCCATCGCTGGGAGTGGTGGCTGGTGCTCCGCCCATCCAGGAAGGGAGAACTGGCACTCAGGGCGAGCAGCAAAGCCGCTTCGCAGCGCACGAGCCGAACTGCTGCAAACAACCAGTTGAGATCGGTGATCCCGAGGTTGATGTGGATGCTGGCTGTCACGACCCTGGTGCCATACAGCTGTTCAATCAGCGCGTGATAGGCGTTGTCTGGGTCGGAGCGTTCGAATCGGCTGCTGTCGCCCAGGCTCATGGTGCTGCCGGGAAGAAGCGTCAGATCACGCTTCTGCAGCCACTGCCGCAGCGTCCGCCGGGGAGCGAGCAGCGCCTCGGGCAGTGCGGCGTAATCCCGGATCGGGTCGGTGACGTATTCGAGGTTGCGACAGTCCGGCTCTGTCACAAAGCCAGGCAGGTCCCTGGCCACGTCGGAGGCGACGCCCACGTTTGCTCCGTTGGTGCGACCGGTGAACAGTTCAACTTCGAAGCCTTTCAGCAGAAGGGGTTGCGCTGTCATTCCGGCGGATTCAGGCATGCCAGTGCGGTCAGCATTCCCCGGGCTTTGTTGAGGGTCTCCTCAAACTCTGCCGTCGGCTGTGAATCGGCCACAACACCGGCCCCGGCCTGCACTTTGACCCGGCAACCTCCGCCGTCACGGGGTTGCACCACCATGGTGCGGATGGTGATCGCCGTGTTGAGGGCCCCGGCCAGATCAACGGATCCGTACACCCCGGAATAGGGGCCACGCGCATCGGGTTCAAGCTCGTGGATGAGTTGCATCGCCCGGATTTTTGGTGCACCGCTGACGGTGCCGGCGGGGAACGCCGCCATCAGCAGATCCCACACATCGTGTGCCGGGCCTAGACGTCCTTCGACTTGGCTGACGATGTGCATCACGTGGGAGTAGCGCTCGATCACCATCAGGTCCTGCACCGCCACGCTTCCGGGCTGACAGACCCTGCCGAGGTCATTGCGGCCCAGATCCACCAGCATCACGTGCTCAGCCCGTTCCTTGGGATCGGCCAGCAGGTCAGCTTCCAGCTCGCGGTCCTCCAGGGGAGTGGCGCCGCGAGGGCGTGTTCCGGCGATGGGCCGCAGGCTGGCGTGGATGCCATCAGCAGCCGGTTCGGCTTGAACCATCACTTCGGGACTGGAGCCAATCAGTTGCCAGTCCCCGAAATCGAAGAACGCCATGTATGGCGATGGATTCACCATCCGCAGACTGCGGTACAGCTCTAGGGGTGATTGAGGGACCTCCGTCTCCAGGCGCTGACTGATCACCAGTTGGAACACATCGCCGGCTGCGATGTGTTCCTTGGCGGTGTCGACGGCGGCTTCGAATTCATCGCGGCTGCGGTTGGAGCGCACAGCGGGAAGCTCTTTGCTTCTCGCGTCCCAGGTCAGTGGTTTGACGGCGGGCAGAGGTGCGTTCATCCGTTGGCGCAGGGCCTCGATTCGTCCGATGGCGGTCTGCCAGGCCTGCTCCTCATCCGCCCCGTTGGAGAGGTCGCCGAAGGCGACGGCGGTGATCTGTCGTTTCACCTGATCAAAGATCAGGATCGCGTCCATCAACATCCAGATCCCATCCGGGGGATCGGCCGCAGCACGGGGGTGGACTGCGACGGTGGGTTCGATCCACTGGATCAGTTCGTAGCCCCAAACTCCGTACAGCTGTCCCAGGGGAGGGAGGCCCGGCAGGTTGACGCAGGAGTACGGCGCGAGGCAGTCGCGCAGGGATTCGAACGGGTTACCGCTGAACTGCTCTTCACGACCGTCACGCCAGGTGCGCGTCAGACGATCGTTCCGCGCCGACGCCGTCCAGAGAGGATCGCAGGCAATCACACTCCAACGCCCGAGGGTTTCACCACCTTCGACAGATTCCAGCAGCACGCCTGGAGGCCTTCCGTCGCCCACCTTGATCCAGGTGGTGAGGGGTGTTTCAAGATCTGCGGGCCAACTCTGAGCCAGAGGAATCAGGTTGGCACCACTGCAAACAGCCTGATGAAAGGCGTCGCGATCGGGACTGAACATGACCTGATCATCGCAGCCGAGACCCGGAGATCATGACCTCCGGGCGACCGACCGCTTTGAGAGATCAGGCGTCGAAGGTGTTGCGGCCGCTGAACTTGATGTTGGCCGGGTTGACGTTCTGGCCAATGCGACGGGGGTTGTGGCCCACCATGGGACGACCTTCGTTCACCTTCTCGGAGAACACGCCATCCTTGGGATGCAGGAATTCGGTGTCACCACCGGGGTAGATCCGGTAGATCTTGTAGTCCTCGATCCGGGGCTTGAATTTAGTGCGCAGCTGAGTGCCGAGGGCGAGGCACTGTTCTTTGCGAGCGAAGTACATCAGGTTTTCACCTGAATTCATCAGAGCGGCACCACCGGTGGGCAGCTCAAAGGCCTGCTCTGTCTTGCTGGTCCAGGTGATTGCGTATTTCTCTTCAGTCTCCGCTGAATTCAGAAGGCCGCCAGTGCTGGCGATGTGCTGGGGAAGTTGACCGTTTAACGCCGTTGCTGCCATGGCTGAAAGAATCCACAAGAGCCGTTATGGCTGGAAAGTAGCACCATCATTGGGGCCTGTTTTGACCTCCGAAAGCAAGCTTCACACCCGTCAACAAACCCATCACTCTCCAGGGGTATGCACCGGAAAAAAAACAGTGATGTCGCGGTCACGCCTGGGCTGATAGCGGCCCCCCAGGCTCGCCATCATCTGGCGGGTCGCATCCTGGCTTAACTGCAGGCTCCCAGTGCTGGGATCCCAGCTGAGGACGGTTCCCACGTTCTCGCGCTGGGGCGCCGAGCCGGCCTCTGTGGCCTGGCTCCTGTCGGGATGCTCCACGTGCAGCTGAAGCTTCACCCGCGGACCCGCTGCCTGGAGGTGAAGCGTGAGCTGACTGCCGGAGGGGAGCCCCCTGGTGCTGCGGTCGATCAGACCCCCCAGCATCGGTTCCAGTCGCCGGGAATCACTGAGGATCGCCGGCAGATCAGCGCTGAGATCCAGCTCAAGGGCGATCCCGCGACGGTCCAGCTGCTCCGTCCAGCTGGGCGCAAGGGCGCTCAGCATGGCTTGCAAATCCGTGCGGGCCAGATTGGCCTCGTTGGGCTCCCGTTGCAGTTCAGCGGCATGGAAGATCAGGCCAAAGCGATCAATCTGCTCGCTGCATTCCACATCGATCTGCCGCAAGCGATTCACAACGACATCAGCCAGATCCTTCCGCCGCAGCAGAGAGCGGATCAGTGTTCGGATCGTGGCCAGAGGGGTTCGCACCTCATGGGTGATCGCTTCCAGCAAATTCAGATCTCCATGGCTGGGAGCTTCCGGTGGGCGCTCAGCCTGGATGGGTTGCAGCATCAGCCCAGGGGCTGTGCCGGTGAGCCGCTCGGTGAGACGGGGCCAGAACTGTTCTGACCAGGCTGCATTGCTCTGCAGGGAGCCGATCGATTCGAGCGCTTTGCGCAGCTGCTCAGCCTGTGCTGGTGACTGGTGCTCCAGCCGACCCCCCAGCTGCACCAGAACATCACTGAGCGTTGCCGGGTCGCAACGCATCAGCAGCTGACGCTTCTGGGCCGGCCCATGCAGCGCAAGGGCCACCTGGACCTCGGGCGTGATCACCAGCAGCAGTGGGTCATCCCCGTCGTCGGGGCGCAGGGACAAGCGTTGGAATCCCCGCAGGGAACCGGGCTCATCGCTGCTGGACTGTCCCGGCAGTGCCGTTGGATGTGGACTCAGTTGATCCAGTTGATCTGGAGCCCACACCCATCCCTGCAGATGTTGGAGCAACTCCGGTTCGTAGAGAGCCGGCAGGGGTGCAGCCAGCCAGATGCCGCGTTCCAGGCCGCGCTCAAGCAGGTCCTGTTGCAGGGTTTCCAGGGCAGCCCACCAAAGCCGCCGGACACCAATCTCATCGCAGCGGCCCTGGGGCACGTCCTGCGCCAGCCGTTGCCGCAGGTCGGTGAAGGAGGGACCGGTCAACGGAGTTGTGCCAAGGAGCGACGGCTTTGCCGGACCACCGACAGGCAGAGGCCGAGCGCGATGAAGTTCACCACCATGGCTGAGCGCCCATAACTGAGGAAGGGCAGGGGGATCCCCGTGACGGGGCCGAGGCCGATGGTCATGAAGATGTTGACCACCACCTGGAACATCAGCATCGTGCCGATCCCGATCACCACCAGTGATTCGAAGTCGGTGCGGGCATTGCGCGCGATCTGGAGCAACCGCGCCATCAACGCTGCAAAGCCAAGAACCACCAGAAGACAGCCAACAAAACCGGTTTCCTCGCCCAGGGCGCTGAAGATGAAATCGGTGTGCTGTTCAGGAATGAAACGCAGCTTGGTCAGTTGGCCTTGAAGAAGACCTGTGCCTAAGACGCCGCCTGAACCGATGCCCACGGTGCTCTGGAGCAGGTGATAGCCCCCGCCCAATGGATCCTGACTGGGGTCGAGAAACAGCACCAAACGGTCCCGTTGATAGTCCTTCAATCCATACATCCAGAGCCATGGCGTCACAGCAGCCATGGCGCCATGGACGGCCAGGGTTGCTGTCGCCGCCAGCCGTTTCCAGGGCAGGGAGCGGTACGCGAGAACTCCCATCAGCGGGATCCAGATCCCCATGGCCCAGGGGAGAAGGCCTGAGAGCAGGGCCGTTACCAGCGGTGACAGCAACAGAATCACCCACTCGATCGGCATCCCCGACCAATAGAGCATCGTGAGCATTAGGGCTCCGAACACTAGGGATGTGCCGAGATCAGGCTGGATGAACACCAGCAGCCAAGGCACCGCAATCACCCCCAGCGGGCGCATCAGATCAATCGGTCGCTCCACCGGGTGTCGCGACAACACCGCTGCCACGAGCAGGATCGCCGCGATCTTGGCGAATTCCGATGGCTGAACATGAACCCCGCCAATGCTGATCCAGCGTTGGGCACCCAGCGCTGTGGTTCCAATCACGCGCACCGCTATGAGGCTGATCACCGTGAGGGCGTAGACGGGAACCAACAGAGGCCGGAGACGCTGCAGCGGCAGCCGTTCCAACCCCAGCGCCAGCAGCACTCCGAAGGCCGCGGTGATCCAGTGGTGATACCAGTCGGCATAGTCCGCCTGGCGTTGGGTGCTGGCGATCAGCACCCCGGCGATGGCGATCATTCCGAGCGGAACACCCCAGAGCACCCACTCCCGGTGCGATCTGCGGCGGTCACGTCGGCTGAACATCGTCAGACGGGCTGGGTGACGGCCTTGAGCACGGCTTCAGCAAGGCCCTTGAACTCCACGGCGCTGGCGGAGTCGCTGCGGTTGATCACGATCGGTCGTCCCGTGTCACCGCCTTCCTGCACTGGCATCTCCATGGGGATCTGAGCCAGCAGGGGAACGTCATAGTCCGCGCCGAGTTGGGCACCGCCGCCACTGCCGAAGAGGGCATAGCGGCAGTCGGGACGGTCTGGGGGAATGAAGGCACTCATGTTCTCCACCACGCCGAGGACGGGAATGCCCATCTGTCGGAACATTGCAAGACCCCGTCGCGCATCCTGCAGCGATACCTGCTGGGGGGTGGTCACGATCACAACGCCGGCCATCGGCACCGCCTGGGCCAGAGAGAGCTGTGCATCACCGGTGCCCGGCGGCAGGTCAACGATGAGGACGTCCCGCTCACCCCATTCGGCCTGGTAGAGGAACTGCCGAATGATGCCGTTGAGCATCGGGCCGCGCCAGATCACAGGCTGGTGATCGTCGATCAGCAGACCCATCGACACCATGGCGATGCCGCAGGTTTCGATCGGGACGATCCGCTGTTGATCGCCGCTGCCCTGCACCTCCGGTGTTTGGTCGGCGACCCCCAGCATGGTTGGTGCGTTCGGCCCGTAAATATCGGCGTCCAGAAGTCCGACCCGCAGCCCGGTCTGGGCGAGG comes from the Synechococcus sp. A15-62 genome and includes:
- the larE gene encoding ATP-dependent sacrificial sulfur transferase LarE encodes the protein MFRLQEPLADRERQLLADLRHWMAAQSALCVAYSGGVDSTLVAAMAYEAKGDAALAVTGVSPALAPHLLREARNQASWIGIVHRECATAELNDPDYSSNPVDRCFACKRELHHHLQPIAAAAGGALVIDGVNLDDLGDHRPGIDAALEAGVRSPLAELSIDKVAIRALSRALGFPWWDKPAQPCLASRFPYGESISAERLKRVGQAEAWLIARGFSTVRVRSHGLAARIEVPSEQIRAVIALSESEPLVEAFRSLGFTSVNLDLEGLISGKLNRR
- a CDS encoding photosystem I reaction center subunit II PsaD — encoded protein: MAATALNGQLPQHIASTGGLLNSAETEEKYAITWTSKTEQAFELPTGGAALMNSGENLMYFARKEQCLALGTQLRTKFKPRIEDYKIYRIYPGGDTEFLHPKDGVFSEKVNEGRPMVGHNPRRIGQNVNPANIKFSGRNTFDA
- the speD gene encoding adenosylmethionine decarboxylase, whose translation is MEQTLSELHPNPGWGAPEIHATDMVGKHCILELYDCDPSRLDDEAFIRTTITSAAKGAGATLLNLITHQFQPQGVTGLALLAESHISIHTWPESGYAAVDVFTCGDHTMPEQACAILCSELQAKRHALKSFLRETPAAIATGVREPVETPSQFPS
- the ppc gene encoding phosphoenolpyruvate carboxylase, whose product is MPESTTPVSEQETARMSGGGSGAGQLLQHRLDLIEDLWKSVLRSECPPEQSERLLRLKQLSDPVSLEGRDGNSTSEAIVELIKAMDLSEAISAARAFSLYFQLINILEQRIEEDSYLDSLKPSADAAQRDAFDPFAPPLANQTDPATFGEVFERLRRMNVPPAQVEHLLRELDIRLVFTAHPTEIVRHTVRHKIRRVANLLQQLQSDAPLAHQMREECRGQLEEEIRLWWRTDELHQFKPTVIDEVDSTLHYFQQVLFDAMPTLRRRLITALHRHYPDVQVPQASFCTFGSWVGSDRDGNPSVTPEITWRTACYQRQLMLELYISSVQSLRQQLSISMQWSQVAPSLLESLEMDRLRFPEIYERRAARYRLEPYRLKLCYVLEKLERTLARNNQLSEAGWQMPCEALADPQAGLSGAEVLHYTSVDQFRSDLELVRNSLVSTELSCEQLDTLLHQVHIFGFSLASLDIRQESTRHSDAIDELTRNLDLPQAYGDMDETERMAWLLQELQTRRPLIPPAASWSAATAETLAVFRMLQRLQEEFGPRICNSYVISMSHTASDLLEVLLLAKEAGLVDPPNKRASLLVVPLFETVEDLQRAPEVMEGLFKTPLYRELLPVVGQQKQPLQELMLGYSDSNKDSGFLSSNWEIHQAQIALQELASRQDVALRLFHGRGGSVSRGGGPAYQAILAQPSGTLQGRIKITEQGEVLASKYSLPELALYNLETVTTAVVQNSLVTNQLDATPSWNQLMSRLATRSREHYRALVHDNPDLVAFFQQVTPIEEISKLQISSRPARRKTGAKDLSSLRAIPWVFGWTQSRFLLPSWFGFGTALSEEVGGDSEQLDLLRRLHQRWPFFRMLISKVEMTLSKVDLDLAHHYMNSLGHPEQREAFEAIFQVIAKEYELTRKLVLEITGQNRLLGADQGLQLSVDLRNRTIVPLGFLQVALLKRLRDQNRQPPMSETPGAPEDTRTYSRSELLRGALLTLNGIAAGMRNTG
- the gshA gene encoding glutamate--cysteine ligase, which produces MPESAGMTAQPLLLKGFEVELFTGRTNGANVGVASDVARDLPGFVTEPDCRNLEYVTDPIRDYAALPEALLAPRRTLRQWLQKRDLTLLPGSTMSLGDSSRFERSDPDNAYHALIEQLYGTRVVTASIHINLGITDLNWLFAAVRLVRCEAALLLALSASSPFLDGRSTSHHSQRWHQFPLTPPAVPLFRDHEHYIQWVEEQLATGAMRNERHLWTSVRPNGPRRPYDLNRLELRICDLVTNPDELLAITCLLELRLLALKSNIESLDPLRGSSLSADELVQLADSNDAAVARSSLNAELRHWQDGRAITCRDWLMELLDQLAPLAESLQLNDCLKPLDSLLVHGNQAMRWETAHGQGQAIEDLLLKGIQRMEEEERISTGEACLG
- the recF gene encoding DNA replication/repair protein RecF, whose protein sequence is MRLHRLQLQGFRNHTVLQLELTHPRLLVIGPNGIGKSNLLEAVELLGSLRSHRCSNDRDLIQWDTPQALIRADVGDGDRLELELRRQGGRQARRNGKLLDRQLDLIGPLRCIGFSALDLDLVRGEPALRRQWLDRVVLQLEPVYADLMARLNRLLRQRSQLWRQRQISSGERHALLDAFDVQMALVSTRIHRRRQRALHRLEPIAQRWQTHLSGGTEALELHYKPGSRLDGEDAEEPWRLAIEEQLRQQREEEERLGSCRVGPHRDEIALLLGGSPARRFGSAGQQRSLVLGLKLAELELVTQLCGEPPLLLLDDVLAELDPTRQQLLLEAVGESHQCLVSATHLEGFGGGWQQQAQILGARELRPDLKIG
- a CDS encoding anthranilate synthase component I family protein, which gives rise to MFSPDRDAFHQAVCSGANLIPLAQSWPADLETPLTTWIKVGDGRPPGVLLESVEGGETLGRWSVIACDPLWTASARNDRLTRTWRDGREEQFSGNPFESLRDCLAPYSCVNLPGLPPLGQLYGVWGYELIQWIEPTVAVHPRAAADPPDGIWMLMDAILIFDQVKRQITAVAFGDLSNGADEEQAWQTAIGRIEALRQRMNAPLPAVKPLTWDARSKELPAVRSNRSRDEFEAAVDTAKEHIAAGDVFQLVISQRLETEVPQSPLELYRSLRMVNPSPYMAFFDFGDWQLIGSSPEVMVQAEPAADGIHASLRPIAGTRPRGATPLEDRELEADLLADPKERAEHVMLVDLGRNDLGRVCQPGSVAVQDLMVIERYSHVMHIVSQVEGRLGPAHDVWDLLMAAFPAGTVSGAPKIRAMQLIHELEPDARGPYSGVYGSVDLAGALNTAITIRTMVVQPRDGGGCRVKVQAGAGVVADSQPTAEFEETLNKARGMLTALACLNPPE